The Prunus persica cultivar Lovell chromosome G7, Prunus_persica_NCBIv2, whole genome shotgun sequence genome has a segment encoding these proteins:
- the LOC18770439 gene encoding uncharacterized protein LOC18770439 yields the protein MFIDGIQNYSKFEFDGKLNPTFVEGAFKLPLSSIRAYLKEPITPRLVRGGSAGITRPDRPGLDLSKQPPAVRLNKELDFILTFKLKEEDLIRESGIPYTIVRPCALTEEPAGANLIFDQGDNITGKISREEVAHICVGALESYASGETFEVKSVVPFSEPFTVDPQNPPPDKDYNVYFKTLKDGITGKEILEQDPVPV from the exons atgtTTATTGATGGGATTCAAAATTATAGcaagtttgaatttgatgggaAACTGAATCCTACTTTTGTGGAAGGGGCATTTAAGCTCCCATTATCAAGCATACGAGCATATCTAAAAGAGCCTATTACTCCCAG GCTCGTGCGCGGAGGTTCTGCAGGAATTACCCGACCTGACAGGCCTGGACTTGATCTAAGTAAACAACCTCCTGCTGTTCGCTTAAACAAGGAATTGGATTTTATCCTGACATTCAAGTTGAAGG AGGAGGATTTAATACGGGAAAGTGGAATACCATATACAATTGTGAGGCCTTGTGCATTAACTGAGGAGCCTGCCGGAGCAAATCTCATTTTTGACCAAGGAGACAATATAACG ggTAAGATATCAAGAGAGGAGGTTGCTCATATTTGTGTTGGTGCGTTGGAAAGCTATGCGTCTGGCGAGACATTTGAG GTTAAAAGTGTTGTGCCATTTAGTGAGCCATTTACAGTGGACCCTCAAAATCCACCCCCCGATAAGGACTACAATGTTTACTTTAAAACTTTGAAAGATGGAATTACAGGAAAGGAAATCCTCGAACAAGATCCTGTACCAGTGTAA
- the LOC18771627 gene encoding probable glycosyltransferase At3g07620 isoform X1 has translation MDIAGNIEIRRLLLIIGGVVVIVVASECFELPSGKKFYFSTADKGSTSTSTVFANVSSSNNSKPSKSNVGVVVGLVANDTDVSDLAPDDDSNSHKELMLEKNLTLDENFPVGTDRNAEDISVQEKTIDFRNDSLQKTEKTDESYKADNGPKTSSGLTVSEGRNEAGIVPVVSQGISTESPETLNADSKGNVKQTTETQIEHQKTELWQPVPVTLNGNSTMTSISILKKWNPRPTSLSQMNALLLRIPVSSPSMSPRRYSTRDRELQSAKLEIENAPIIRNNPGLSASVFRNLSKFIRSYDLMDHMLKVYIYKEGEKPVFHQPLMRGIYASEGWFMKLVEGNKKFVVRDPKKAHLFYLPFDSHMLRLTLSGQNVKNGKKVLEKYLKSYVGLIARKYSFWNRTEGADHFLVACHDWAPKLTKQCMKNCIRSLCNANVGRDFKIGKDTSLPVTYIRSVENPLQDLGGKPASERSILAFFAGGMHGYLRPILLHYWENKEPDMKIFGPMPHDIESKKIYREYMKSSKYCICARGYEVHTPRVVEAIFYECVPVIISDNYMPPFFEVFNWEAFAVFVQEKDIPNLRDILLSIPEEKYLTMMSSVKMVQQHFFWHKKPVKYDLFHMILHSVWYNRVLQIKTR, from the exons ATGGATATTGCTGGCAACATTGAAATCCGGAGACTGCTGTTGATAATCGGTGGGGTGGTTGTTATTGTAGTTGCATCTGAGTGTTTTGAGCTTCCCTCTGGTAAAAAGTTTTACTTTTCAACTGCTGATAAGGGTTCAACTTCAACATCCACAGTTTTTGCCAATGTTAGCAGCTCAAACAACTCAAAGCCTAGCAAGTCTAATGTTGGTGTTGTAGTGGGCCTAGTGGCTAATGATACTGATGTTTCAGATTTGGCACCAGACGATGACAGTAATTCACACAAGGAGCTCATGTTGGAGAAGAATTTAACCCTTGATGAGAATTTTCCGGTGGGGACGGATAGAAATGCAGAAGATATTTCTGTTCAGGAAAAGACTATCGATTTTAGAAATGATTCCTTACAGAAGACTGAAAAAACAGATGAAAGTTACAAGGCAGACAATGGACCTAAAACAAGCTCTGGTTTAACAGTGAGTGAAGGTAGAAATGAAGCTGGTATTGTGCCAGTTGTATCGCAAGGTATCTCTACAGAGAGTCCGGAAACCTTAAATGCAGATTCAAAGGGCAATGTGAAACAAACTACAGAAACCCAAATTGAGCATCAAAAGACTGAGCTATGGCAGCCTGTTCCAGTCACCTTGAATGGCAATTCTACAATGACTAGTATTTCCATACTAAAGAAGTGGAATCCACGACCAACATCACTATCCCAGATGAATGCATTATTGCTTCGAATTCCtgtttcttctccttcaaTG AGTCCACGGCGGTATTCTACACGTGATCGTGAACTTCAATCTGCAAAACTAGAGATTGAGAATGCTCCCATTATAAGGAACAATCCAGGACTTAGTGCTTCTGTTTTCCGAAATCTTTCCAAATTTATAAG GAGTTATGACTTGATGGATCACATGCTCAAAGTTTATATCTACAAGGAAGGTGAAAAGCCTGTATTCCATCAGCCTTTGATGAGAGGAATTTATGCCTCAGAAGGGTGGTTTATGAAACTAGTTGAGgggaataaaaaatttgttgtgaGGGACCCGAAAAAAGCTCATTTATTCTATTTACCCTTTGATTCGCATATGCTAAGGTTGACCCTTTCTGGacaaaatgtcaaaaatgGTAAGAAGGTCCTAGAGAAATACCTGAAGAGCTATGTTGGGTTAATTGCAAGAAAGTATTCTTTCTGGAACAGAACGGAAGGAGCAGATCATTTTCTTGTTGCTTGTCATGACTGG GccccaaaactcacaaaacagTGCATGAAGAATTGCATCAGATCTCTTTGCAATGCCAATGTTGGTAGAGACTTCAAAATTGGCAAGGACACCAGTCTACCTGTTACATATATACGTTCTGTTGAGAACCCTTTGCAGGATCTTGGAGGAAAACCGGCTTCAGAAAGATCTATTCTTGCCTTCTTCGCCGGGGGCATGCATGGATATCTCCGACCAATTCTACTACACTACTGGGAGAACAAAGAACCTGACATGAAAATCTTTGGCCCAATGCCACATGATATTGAgagcaaaaaaatttacagGGAATACATGAAGAGCAGCAAGTATTGCATATGTGCCAGGGGTTACGAGGTTCACACACCTCGAGTAGTTGAGGCCATATTCTATGAGTGTGTGCCAGTCATCATATCAGATAACTACATGCCTCCTTTCTTTGAGGTATTTAATTGGGAGGCATTTGCAGTTTTTGTACAAGAGAAGGATATCCCTAATTTGAGAGACATTCTGCTTTCAATCCCAGAAGAGAAGTACCTTACGATGATGTCGAGTGTAAAGATGGTGCAACAACATTTCTTTTGGCACAAGAAACCCGTGAAGTATGATTTATTTCATATGATACTTCATTCAGTTTGGTACAATAGAGTTCTTCAGATAAAAACCAGATGA
- the LOC18771248 gene encoding CRS2-associated factor 1, chloroplastic, producing MALNLPTSCPIFAPLLNLNPNHNPTPNRPPTEVRFARWNNANAEKFNERRRAQQEIEDDIRRERRFDSATRIATIYDSATDTTTTSETFKSVGTPSFPSSPSIPGKKSKYSKNPNPKESHPAFRRIIRPTKLSKIPKDKGPTVDRKANISVGDDGLSYVIDGAPFEFKYSYTETPKVKPLKLREPAYAPFGPTTMARPWTGRAPLPPSKKKLKEFDSFQLPPPHKKGVKPVQSPGPYLPGSGPKYVKSRDEILGDPLTPEEVKELVKGCIKTRRQLNMGRDGFTHNMLDNIHAHWKRRRVCKIKCKGVCTVDMDNVCEQIEEKTGGKIIYRKGGVIYLFRGRNYNYKTRPQFPLMLWRPITPVYPRLVQRAPEGLTLEEATEMRKKGRNLIPICKLGKNGVYSELAKNAREAFEECELVRINCTGMNGSDYRKIGAKLKDLVPCVLISFELEHILMWRGREWKSSIPYPENDLKEVKGSDVDDSTSIAPPLEGQEESTSCASTVSVKDASLEILNTSTPSIGSEVVGAEESGDLSPSQYVEPCATVDGVSAVGGTHVTETISDVEDDESKAILDPSGIDRILDNTGCAADEASPTTVTGGPRSNENPQCASVSSENLSEPARSSGPCMENVLLLLNEAVGSGSALILDDSALDADIIFQRAVALAQSAPPGPVFKHHRPKKVAVQKRIKIMKQEASVSEVKEITVPVKRGSEKIQMKDTKVKRTRDFGESLDNVVPQGSLRVDELAKLLA from the exons ATGGCGCTAAATTTGCCCACTTCCTGTCCAATTTTCGCGCCACTATTGAACCTGAACCCGAACCACAACCCCACCCCGAACCGCCCGCCCACAGAGGTCCGGTTCGCGCGGTGGAATAACGCCAACGCCGAGAAATTTAACGAGCGGCGGAGGGCCCAGCAAGAAATCGAGGACGATATCCGCCGCGAGCGCCGCTTCGACTCCGCCACCAGAATTGCCACTATTTACGACTCTGCCACTGACACCACCACCACgagtgaaacattcaaatcCGTAGGCACACCTTCGTTTCCCTCGAGCCCTTCCATCCCGGGCAAAAAATCCAAATACTctaaaaaccctaaccctaaagAATCGCACCCCGCATTTCGCCGAATTATTAGACCCACAAAGCTCTCGAAAATCCCAAAAGATAAAGGTCCAACAGTTGACAGAAAAGCCAACATTTCCGTCGGCGATGATGGCCTTTCGTACGTCATCGACGGAGCCCCATTTGAATTCAAGTACAGCTACACTGAGACTCCTAAGGTGAAGCCCCTTAAGCTCCGAGAACCGGCGTATGCGCCATTCGGGCCCACCACGATGGCCCGGCCGTGGACGGGTCGGGCCCCATTGCCTCCGAgcaagaagaaattgaaggaaTTCGACTCGTTCCAGCTGCCACCACCGCATAAGAAAGGGGTTAAGCCGGTGCAGTCCCCTGGTCCGTACTTACCCGGGTCGGGTCCAAAGTATGTGAAGTCTAGGGATGAGATATTGGGTGACCCACTGACGCCTGAGGAGGTTAAAGAGTTGGTTAAAGGGTGTATCAAAACCAGGAGGCAGTTGAATATGG GTAGAGATGGTTTCACCCACAACATGTTGGATAACATACATGCTCACTGGAAGCGCCGGAGAGTGTGCAAGATAAAATGCAAAGGAGTGTGTACAGTCGACATGGACAACGTGTGCGAGCAAATAGAG GAAAAAACTGGAGGGAAAATCATTTACAGAAAAGGTGGGGTGATATACCTTTTCCGAGGCAGAAACTACAACTACAAAACTCGTCCGCAGTTTCCTCTCATGCTTTGGAGACCTATCACTCCTGTATATCCTAGACTGGTTCAACGGGCTCCTGAGGGTCTAACACTAGAAGAAGCAACTGAAATGCGCAAGAAGGGACGGAATCTGATACCAATATGCAAGCTAG GGAAAAATGGAGTATACTCTGAGTTGGCAAAAAATGCCAGAGAGGCCTTTGAAGAGTGTGAATTAGTGCGAATAAATTGTACAGGGATGAATGGGAGTGACTACCGGAAAATAGGTGCTAAACTAAAG GATCTTGTCCCTTGCGTGCTAATTTCATTTGAACTTGAGCACATTCTTATGTGGAGAGGTCGGGAATGGAAGTCTTCTATTCCTTATCCAGAGAATGATCTCAAGGAAGTCAAAGGATCTGACGTTGATGATTCAACTTCTATTGCACCTCCCTTGGAAGGCCAGGAAGAATCAACATCATGCGCTTCTACAGTTTCAGTCAAGGATGCAAGTCTTGAAATACTCAATACAAGCACACCCTCTATTGGTTCTGAAGTTGTGGGTGCAGAGGAAAGTGGGGATCTATCTCCTTCACAATATGTTGAGCCATGTGCCACAGTTGATGGGGTTTCAGCTGTTGGAGGGACCCATGTAACTGAAACCATTTCAGAtgttgaagatgatgaatcAAAAGCTATATTGGATCCATCTGGAATTGACCGCATATTGGATAATACAGGCTGCGCTGCTGATGAAGCATCACCAACTACAGTCACGGGGGGTCCGAGAAGTAATGAGAACCCACAATGTGCTTCAGTGAGCTCAGAAAATCTCAGTGAGCCAGCAAGGTCGAGTGGACCTTGTATGGAGAACGTGCTGTTACTTTTGAACGAAGCTGTTGGGAGTGGGAGTGCACTTATTTTAGATGATTCTGCCTTGGATGCCGACATTATTTTTCAAAGGGCAGTTGCCTTGGCGCAGTCTGCTCCCCCTGGCCCTGTGTTCAAGCATCATCGACCTAAGAAAGTAGCAGTTCAGAAGAGAATAAAGATTATGAAGCAAGAAGCCAGTGTTTCAGAAGTGAAAGAGATAACAGTTCCTGTGAAAAGAGGAAGTGAGAAGATTCAGATGAAGGATACTaaagttaaaagaacaagagaTTTTGGGGAAAGTCTAGATAATGTTGTACCACAGGGAAGTTTGAGAGTTGATGAACTTGCTAAGCTATTAGCATGA
- the LOC18770038 gene encoding probable glycosyltransferase At3g07620, whose amino-acid sequence MKYSFQFPKICHVETGRWLFLLGVLAVTYVSFQSLLLPYGNALRSLLPQNEVQEQFKGSGVFSIHSSAKSVMVRNPLTVHSSSDFIDVSMFSGVEKAAGNSGLGGEIGHDRGRKGKDVHKEIDLILEEKGIDNTFANTIHRNVDHNFPSENVVDTNGSLALVSIENQENGSVQDKANVAKYGFPLERIVLPNYETSTENTLKENSNLTAKKSDGVKTGFPSSPLILPAAASLANATNASVGSTSFKSDVVTSKNGSVVMTNPGRKKMKSELPPKSITSIYEMNHILVRHRASSRSLRPRWSSVRDQDILAVKSQIEHPPVAINDRELYAPLFRNVSMFKRSYELMERTLKIYIYKDGNKPIFHQPILKGLYASEGWFMKLMQGYKRFVVKDPRKAHLFYMPFSSRMLEYSLYVRNSHNRTNLRQFLKEYSEKIAAKYPYWNRTGGADHFLVACHDWAPYETRHHMERCMKALCNADVTGGFKIGRDVSLPETYVRSARNPLRDLGGKPPSQRQILAFYAGNMHGYLRPILLEYWKDRDPDMKIFGPMPPGVASKMNYIQHMKSSKYCICPKGYEVNSPRVVEAIFYECVPVIISDNFVPPFFEVLNWGAFSVILAERDIPNLKEILLSIPEEKYLQMQRGVRKVQKHFLWHARPLKYDLFHMTLHSIWYNRVFQIKIR is encoded by the exons ATGAAGTACTCATTTCAATTTCCTAAGATATGCCATGTAGAAACCGGGAGATGGCTTTTTCTTCTGGGAGTACTGGCTGTTACTTACGTATCGTTTCAGTCATTGTTGCTTCCCTATGGAAATGCTCTTCGGTCTCTGTTGCCTCAGAATGAGGTTCAAGAACAATTCAAAGGTAGCGGCGTCTTCTCTATTCATTCTTCTGCCAAGTCTGTGATGGTCCGCAATCCTCTTACGGTACATTCTTCTTCGGATTTTATTGATGTTTCAATGTTTAGTGGGGTGGAGAAAGCTGCTGGTAACTCTGGTCTTGGAGGAGAAATTGGACATGATCGTGGACGGAAGGGAAAGGATGTACATAAGGAAATTGATTTAATATTAGAAGAAAAAGGGATAGATAATACTTTTGCAAATACCATTCATAGAAATGTAGATCACAATTTTCCGTCTGAGAATGTGGTAGACACAAATGGAAGTCTAGCATTAGTCAGTattgaaaatcaagaaaatggTTCTGTTCAGGATAAGGCTAATGTGGCTAAGTATGGCTTCCCCTTGGAGCGGATTGTGTTACCAAACTATGAAACTTCTACTGAGAAtactttgaaagaaaattcaaatctgACAGCAAAAAAATCTGATGGTGTCAAGACTGGTTTTCCATCCTCTCCACTCATTTTACCTGCAGCAGCTTCGTTGGCAAATGCGACCAATGCTTCTGTTGGTTCTACTTCCTTCAAAAGTGATGTTGTGACTTCAAAAAATGGTTCTGTGGTGATGACAAATCCtgggaggaagaagatgaagagtgAATTGCCACCAAAGTCAATAACATCAATATATGAGATGAATCATATACTAGTGCGGCACCGTGCGTCTTCACGTTCTTTG agACCACGATGGTCCTCTGTACGTGACCAGGATATCCTAGCTGTGAAGTCACAGATTGAGCATCCTCCTGTTGCAATAAATGATCGAGAACTTTATGCCCCTCTCTTTCGAAATGTTTCTATGTTTAAAAG GAGTTACGAACTTATGGAACGCACACTGAAAATCTATATCTACAAGGATGGAAACAAGCCCATCTTCCATCAACCAATACTCAAGGGGTTATATGCTTCAGAAGGATGGTTCATGAAACTGATGCAGGGATATAAGCGCTTTGTTGTGAAGGATCCACGAAAGGCGCATCTGTTTTATATGCCATTTAGTTCACGGATGCTAGAGTACAGTCTATATGTACGTAACTCTCACAACCGTACAAACCTACGCCAATTTTTGAAGGAATATTCTGAAAAAATTGCAGCAAAGTATCCTTACTGGAACAGAACTGGTGGAGCAGATCATTTTCTTGTTGCTTGCCATGACTGG GCTCCATATGAAACAAGGCACCATATGGAACGTTGCATGAAAGCCCTCTGCAATGCTGATGTAACCGGCGGCTTTAAAATAGGAAGGGATGTGTCCCTTCCAGAAACGTATGTTCGGTCTGCGAGAAATCCTCTTAGAGATCTTGGCGGCAAACCTCCTTCTCAGAGGCAGATTCTTGCCTTTTATGCTGGAAATATGCATGGCTATTTACGTCCAATTCTGCTAGAGTACTGGAAAGACAGAGACCCTGATATGAAGATCTTTGGTCCAATGCCTCCTGGTGTTGCAAGCAAAATGAACTATATCCAGCATATGAAGAGCAGCAAATACTGTATCTGCCCCAAGGGTTACGAGGTCAACAGCCCACGGGTGGTCGAAGCAATATTTTACGAGTGCGTACCTGTGATCATATCCGACAATTTTGTTCCGCCATTTTTTGAGGTTTTGAATTGGGGGGCATTCTCAGTAATTCTTGCTGAGAGAGACATTCCAAACTTGAAAGAGATACTGCTTTCAATACCGGAAGAGAAGTATCTTCAGATGCAGCGAGGGGTCAGGAAGGTTCAAAAGCATTTTCTTTGGCATGCTAGGCCCCTCAAGTATGATCTCTTCCACATGACTCTTCACTCAATTTGGTACAACAGAGTTTTTCAGATAAAAATCCGGTAA
- the LOC18770815 gene encoding sugar transport protein 14 — protein sequence MAGGFGGDGVLSERAHQYEYRITGYFIFACIVAALGGSLFGYDLGVSGGVTSMDDFLKEFFPKIYRRKQLHLNETDYCKYDNQILTLFTSSLYFAGLISTFGASHVTRNKGRKASILVGAVSFFIGAVLNAAAKNIAMLIIGRIFLGVGIGFGNQAVPLYLSEMAPAKIRGAVNQLFQLTTCLGILIANLINYGTDKIHPWGWRLSLGLATVPATLMFVGGLFLPETPNSLVEQGRLEEARKVLERVRGTTKVDAEYADLVDASNAARAIKHPFRNLLARKNRPQLVIGALGIPAFQQLTGMNSILFYAPVIFQSLGFGSGAALYSSVITSGALVLAAFISMALVDKFGRRAFFLEAGTEMICCLVAVAITLALKFGQGEVLPKGIGIFLVVVICIFVLAYGRSWGPLGWLVPSELFPLETRSAGQSVVVCVNLLFTALIAQCFLASLCHLQYGIFLLFAGLIMIMSSFIFFLLPETKQVPIEEIYLLFQKHWFWKRIVGDGEQVGPNGKPGAQV from the exons ATGGCAGGAGGATTTGGAGGTGATGGGGTGCTATCAGAAAGGGCTCATCAATATGAGTATAGGATTACTGGGTATTTCATCTTTGCTTGCATTGTTGCAGCCCTTGGAGGCTCTCTCTTTGGTTATGATCTGGGTGTTTCAG GTGGGGTGACTTCCATGGATGATTTCTTGAAGGAATTCTTCCCGAAAATTTACAGAAGGAAGCAACTGCACCTCAATGAGACAGATTACTGTAAATATGATAACCAAATTCTGACACTCTTTACATCGTCCCTGTACTTTGCGGGACTCATTTCAACATTTGGAGCTTCCCATGTTACCAGAAACAAAGGCAGGAAAGCCAGCATTCTTGTTGGAGCAGTCAGCTTCTTTATAGGAGCAGTCCTGAATGCTGCTGCCAAAAACATTGCAATGCTGATCATCGGTCGAATATTTCTTGGTGTTGGCATTGGATTTGGAAACCAA GCAGTTCCCTTGTATCTCTCGGAAATGGCTCCTGCGAAAATTCGAGGAGCAGTTAACCAACTTTTTCAGCTGACAACCTGCTTAGGCATCCTGATAGCTAACTTGATAAACTATGGAACCGATAAAATCCATCCATGGGGTTGGAGATTGTCTCTTGGTTTAGCTACAGTCCCAGCAACTCTTATGTTTGTTGGGGGCCTTTTTCTTCCTGAGACCCCAAATAGTCTTGTAGAGCAAGGCAGATTAGAAGAAGCAAGAAAAGTACTGGAGAGAGTGAGAGGCACCACAAAAGTTGATGCTGAGTATGCTGACCTGGTTGATGCCAGCAATGCAGCTCGAGCAATCAAACACCCGTTCAGGAATCTACTTGCAAGAAAAAATCGTCCCCAATTGGTGATAGGAGCCTTGGGAATTCCTGCATTCCAACAGCTCACCGGCATGAACTCTATCCTCTTCTATGCACCCGTCATATTTCAGAGCTTGGGATTTGGCTCAGGGGCAGCTCTATATTCATCTGTCATTACTAGTGGAGCGCTTGTTCTCGCTGCATTCATTTCAATGGCTTTAGTTGATAAGTTTGGCAGAAGAGCTTTCTTCTTAGAAGCTGGAACTGAGATGATATGCTGCTTG GTTGCTGTGGCCATAACTCTAGCCCTGAAGTTTGGACAAGGAGAAGTCCTCCCAAAAGGAATTGGGATCTTCCTTGTTGTTGTCATTTGcatatttgttttggcttatGGAAGGTCTTGGGGTCCTTTGGGGTGGTTAGTTCCAAGTGAGCTATTTCCCTTGGAAACAAGATCAGCTGGACAGAGTGTGGTGGTCTGTGTCAATCTCCTCTTCACAGCTCTGATAGCACAGTGCTTCCTCGCGTCGCTATGCCATCTTCAATATGGGATTTTTCTGCTGTTTGCAGGCTTGATAATGATTATGAGcagcttcatcttcttcctcctgcCAGAAACAAAGCAGGTGCCCATAGAAGAAATATATCTTCTCTTTCAGAAACACTGGTTTTGGAAAAGAATAGTAGGAGATGGGGAGCAAGTTGGACCCAATGGGAAGCCAGGAGCACAAGTTTAG
- the LOC18771627 gene encoding probable glycosyltransferase At3g07620 isoform X2 codes for MLEKNLTLDENFPVGTDRNAEDISVQEKTIDFRNDSLQKTEKTDESYKADNGPKTSSGLTVSEGRNEAGIVPVVSQGISTESPETLNADSKGNVKQTTETQIEHQKTELWQPVPVTLNGNSTMTSISILKKWNPRPTSLSQMNALLLRIPVSSPSMSPRRYSTRDRELQSAKLEIENAPIIRNNPGLSASVFRNLSKFIRSYDLMDHMLKVYIYKEGEKPVFHQPLMRGIYASEGWFMKLVEGNKKFVVRDPKKAHLFYLPFDSHMLRLTLSGQNVKNGKKVLEKYLKSYVGLIARKYSFWNRTEGADHFLVACHDWAPKLTKQCMKNCIRSLCNANVGRDFKIGKDTSLPVTYIRSVENPLQDLGGKPASERSILAFFAGGMHGYLRPILLHYWENKEPDMKIFGPMPHDIESKKIYREYMKSSKYCICARGYEVHTPRVVEAIFYECVPVIISDNYMPPFFEVFNWEAFAVFVQEKDIPNLRDILLSIPEEKYLTMMSSVKMVQQHFFWHKKPVKYDLFHMILHSVWYNRVLQIKTR; via the exons ATGTTGGAGAAGAATTTAACCCTTGATGAGAATTTTCCGGTGGGGACGGATAGAAATGCAGAAGATATTTCTGTTCAGGAAAAGACTATCGATTTTAGAAATGATTCCTTACAGAAGACTGAAAAAACAGATGAAAGTTACAAGGCAGACAATGGACCTAAAACAAGCTCTGGTTTAACAGTGAGTGAAGGTAGAAATGAAGCTGGTATTGTGCCAGTTGTATCGCAAGGTATCTCTACAGAGAGTCCGGAAACCTTAAATGCAGATTCAAAGGGCAATGTGAAACAAACTACAGAAACCCAAATTGAGCATCAAAAGACTGAGCTATGGCAGCCTGTTCCAGTCACCTTGAATGGCAATTCTACAATGACTAGTATTTCCATACTAAAGAAGTGGAATCCACGACCAACATCACTATCCCAGATGAATGCATTATTGCTTCGAATTCCtgtttcttctccttcaaTG AGTCCACGGCGGTATTCTACACGTGATCGTGAACTTCAATCTGCAAAACTAGAGATTGAGAATGCTCCCATTATAAGGAACAATCCAGGACTTAGTGCTTCTGTTTTCCGAAATCTTTCCAAATTTATAAG GAGTTATGACTTGATGGATCACATGCTCAAAGTTTATATCTACAAGGAAGGTGAAAAGCCTGTATTCCATCAGCCTTTGATGAGAGGAATTTATGCCTCAGAAGGGTGGTTTATGAAACTAGTTGAGgggaataaaaaatttgttgtgaGGGACCCGAAAAAAGCTCATTTATTCTATTTACCCTTTGATTCGCATATGCTAAGGTTGACCCTTTCTGGacaaaatgtcaaaaatgGTAAGAAGGTCCTAGAGAAATACCTGAAGAGCTATGTTGGGTTAATTGCAAGAAAGTATTCTTTCTGGAACAGAACGGAAGGAGCAGATCATTTTCTTGTTGCTTGTCATGACTGG GccccaaaactcacaaaacagTGCATGAAGAATTGCATCAGATCTCTTTGCAATGCCAATGTTGGTAGAGACTTCAAAATTGGCAAGGACACCAGTCTACCTGTTACATATATACGTTCTGTTGAGAACCCTTTGCAGGATCTTGGAGGAAAACCGGCTTCAGAAAGATCTATTCTTGCCTTCTTCGCCGGGGGCATGCATGGATATCTCCGACCAATTCTACTACACTACTGGGAGAACAAAGAACCTGACATGAAAATCTTTGGCCCAATGCCACATGATATTGAgagcaaaaaaatttacagGGAATACATGAAGAGCAGCAAGTATTGCATATGTGCCAGGGGTTACGAGGTTCACACACCTCGAGTAGTTGAGGCCATATTCTATGAGTGTGTGCCAGTCATCATATCAGATAACTACATGCCTCCTTTCTTTGAGGTATTTAATTGGGAGGCATTTGCAGTTTTTGTACAAGAGAAGGATATCCCTAATTTGAGAGACATTCTGCTTTCAATCCCAGAAGAGAAGTACCTTACGATGATGTCGAGTGTAAAGATGGTGCAACAACATTTCTTTTGGCACAAGAAACCCGTGAAGTATGATTTATTTCATATGATACTTCATTCAGTTTGGTACAATAGAGTTCTTCAGATAAAAACCAGATGA